Proteins from a single region of Seriola aureovittata isolate HTS-2021-v1 ecotype China chromosome 9, ASM2101889v1, whole genome shotgun sequence:
- the rpl10 gene encoding 60S ribosomal protein L10 produces the protein MGRRPARCYRYCKNKPYPKSRFCRGVPDPKIRIFDLGRKKAKVDEFPLCGHMVSDEYEQLSSEALEAARICANKYMVKTCGKDGFHIRMRLHPFHVIRINKMLSCAGADRLQTGMRGAFGKPQGTVARVHIGQVIMSVRTKAQNKEHVVEALRRAKFKFPGRQKIHISKKYGFTKFNACDFDDMMAEKRLISDGCGVKYIPSNGPLSRWKALHAI, from the exons ATGGGCCGCCGACCAGCCCGCTG CTACCGCTACTGCAAGAACAAGCCCTACCCCAAGTCCCGCTTCTGCAGGGGTGTGCCTG ATCCCAAGATCAGGATCTTCGACTTGGGCAGGAAGAAGGCTAAGGTAGATGAGTTCCCCCTGTGCGGCCACATGGTCTCTGATGAGTACGAGCAGCTGTCTTCAGAAG CTCTGGAGGCTGCCCGTATCTGTGCTAACAAGTACATGGTGAAGACCTGCGGTAAGGATGGCTTCCACATCCGCATGCGGCTGCATCCCTTCCACGTCATCCGTATCAACAAAATGTTATCCTGTGCTGGAGCTGATAG GCTCCAGACTGGAATGCGCGGTGCTTTTGGTAAACCCCAGGGCACCGTGGCCCGTGTGCACATTGGTCAGGTGATCATGTCTGTGCGCACCAAGGCCCAGAACAAGGAGCACGTGGTCGAGGCTCTGCGCAGAGCCAAGTTCAAGTTCCCTGGACGCCAGAAG ATCCACATCTCCAAGAAGTATGGCTTCACCAAGTTCAACGCCTGCGACTTCGATGACATGATGGCTGAGAAGCGTCTGATCTCTGACGGCTGTGGGGTGAAGTACATCCCCAGCAACGGCCCTCTGTCCCGCTGGAAGGCCCTTCACGCCATCTAG